The sequence below is a genomic window from Polyangiaceae bacterium.
AACCGTGAGCAACACCACGGGCTTGTGTCCCGCGCGGAAGGCAAGCACCTCGAAGGGCTCTCGGGGAACGGTGGCCGAGAGCTCTCCCGCGGCGGGCGCCTCCGGCAGCTCTCCCGCGAGACCCACGGCCGCGAGCTCCGCGTCCGGCGCGGCGCGGGCCGCGGCGACGCGAAACGAGCGCGTGGGGGGCGGCAGCGCGATGGACGCGAGATCGGCGGCAATGGCGCGAGCGACGCTGACGTCGTCCCCGGTCACGGGACCCCGTCCGAGCAACATCGCGAGGTCGCGCTCCGCGGGCGGGGCGACGCGCAGCACTCGTGGCGGCGGCCGCGGTGCATCCGGCTCGAACACGACGTGCGTCTCTTCGTGCGGCCGCCAGCTGGCCCGCGCGACGATCGTCGGCCCCGCGAGCACGGCGTCGAAGGACTGGCCGGCGCAGCTGGCGGAAAGCGTGATCGCCACGGGGCCTTCGAGCTCGAGCACCGCTTCACCGTCGCTCTCGAGCGTCGCGTCCCTGAGCAGGGCCGTCGGAAATACGCGCCGCACCCAGGCCAGCGCCTGCCACAGCACCTGATCGAGATCGCCCTCGGCGGCGTCGGGCAAGCCGCGCACGGTGATCGCGGCGCGCTCGAAACGGTCCCCGAGCTTGGCCAGCCAACGCTCCGCGGGCAGCGAGACCCAACCGTGGGCGAGGAGCACGTGACCCGCGCGCTCCGGTGGCGTGAACAGGGGAGGCGTGACCAACCCGCGGCGCTCGTGCTGCGCGAGCAAGTCGGCCACGCGAGACGCCGCCCGCGGCTCGCAGTCCGCCGCCACCAAGGCGGTGGGGTGCCCCGCGAGGGCGGCTTCGAGGCTTCCCTCCCAGTCCACGGCGCGATGCTCGGAGCTCTGGGCGAGCACGGCGCGCCACGCGCGCGCTCGCTCGCCGCTGCCGACCACGATCACGTCCGTCACTGCCGACGAGTATACCGGCGCTGGGAGCGTCTCGGTGTTTCCGCGGCGCACCAACAAACAAGGACAGCGTGGCGGCGGCGTGACGATTGTCGAGCTGGGGTATACTTGCGCCATGGGCACTGCGGATGCTTCCTCGACTGTCGGGCGGGACGCCGTCGTGGTGCGTCTGCGCGGCTTCTTCGAGAGCTGGCAACCCGAGTTCGCGGCGGTCTACCTGTTTGGAAGCGAGGCGCGGGGAGAAGCGCGGCCGGACAGCGACGTCGATATCGCCGTGATCCGCAAGGAGCGGGCCCAACACCCGTCAGAGCGCCTTCACGCCGACTTGGCGGGTGCGCTCGAGCGCGTGATCGACCGGCCCGTCGAAGTCATCGACTTGGAAGGCGCCCCCGTCGACCTGGTTCACCGCATTCTCACCGACGCCATCCTGATCCACGAAACGGATCGGTCCAAGCGCATCGCGGTGGAGACCCGCCGGCGCGCGGAGTACTTCGACATGAAGCCGATCTTGGCAGCCTATCGCCATTTACCGAGCGCCGAATGACGGACGCGGAGCTGGTCGCCAAGAAGCTGGCGCTGATCGAGACCTACGTGGCCGAGCTCGAGCGCATGGCGAAGCCCGAGCTGATCGCTTCCGACGTGCGGGAGCGGCGCTTCGTGGAACACACGCTGCAGATCGCGATCCAGGCGGCGCTCGATGTCGCGTCGCACGTCGTGTCCGATGAACGTCTGGGCGAGCCGCGCACCAATCAGGCGCTGTTCGACCTGCTCGCGCAGGCCGGATGGCTGCCGCCGGAGCTCGCCGTAGCGATGCGCCGCGCGGTCGGGTTCCGCAACGTGGTCGTTCACGGCTACTCGGCGGTCGACGTGGACATCGTTCGCGACGTCCTGGAGCACCACATGCCGGATCTCCTTGCGTTCGTGTCCGCCATTCGCGCCGGGCTTTAGGGTGGGTGAGTGTCTCCGACGCTGGCCATCCTGAGCGTGCACAGCCACGGGGATCGCTCCTTTCTCGACGACCGGGAGCTGGCGCTGGTGTCCGGCGAGCTGCGGGAGGCGGGGATCGACAACGATCTCGTCGTGGCCGTGATCGAGCAGGACGTCCTGGGGTTGGTCGACGCGCTCCGTGGCTACGACGTGATCGTGTACGAGCGCGTGTGGAGCGTGGAGCTCCTGGCAGAGCTGCGCTCGCGGCTCCCCGACAAGATCTTCGTCAGCTGCGAGGGGGAACATCGCATCGAAGACCCGCCGGCGGACTACGTGTGCCGCGGGGATCTTGCTGCGGCGCTGACGGCGCTCGCGATGAAGCTGCGGGGAACCGGGGAGCTCTTGCCGGGCACGCGGGTGCGCGAGGGCGAGGGCTGGCGCGGCGTGCCCGGGATGCCGCCGGCCCCGCGCCCGCGACCGTTTCGCCCGAACCTCAATCCGCGCATCGTGTCGCCGTTGCCAGCGCTTCGAACCTTTGCGGTGCACGGTAACTCCGGCTGTCCGTACCAGGCGGACGCGCGCGAAAGTCCCTTGTACGCCGGCGTGCAGCTGCCGGCGGGCATGGGTCGCGGCTGCGCCTTCTGCACCACTGGCAATCGCTACGAGGGCAAGCCCACGAAGGAAACGCTCGACAGTGTGCTCGAGCAGATCCGCGTGCTCGTGCCGCACATCGAGCATCTCGTGCTCAAGGATCAGAATCCCTTTGGCTACCTCGAGCAGCTGATGAGCGCGTGCGCGGCGGAGGGCATCCCGCCGTTCTCGCTGTTGCTCGAGACGCGGGCGGATTGGTTCTTGCGGGCGCGGGAGCGGCTGGAGCGGGCGCTCGAGATCGCTCAGCGGGCGGGCTATCGCATCGCGCCCTACCTGGTGGGCATCGAGAATTTCTCGCAGCCTGAGCTCGATCGCATGAACAAGGGCACCACGGTGGACGATAACTTCGCCTTCCTGGAGCTTTTGTGGGAGCTCGCGGAGCGGCACCCGGCGTTGGATCTGTCGCTGTCTGCCTTCGGTTTCGTGCTGTGGACGCCGTGGACCACACCGGAAGATCTGCGCCGGAACCTGGAGGGCATCGTCCGCTCGCGCCTCGGCGAGCTGCGCGGGCACCTGCTCCGCTCGCGAGCGCGGCTGTATCCGGACACGGCGCTCTACTACCTCGCACAGCGCGACGGCCTCCTGTGCGAGAGTTGGGAACAGGCGAGCGACGATCCCTCCGCGCGCTACGGATACTTCCCGGGGACGCCGTGGCGCTTTCAGCATCCGGAGACGGCGCGCCTGTGGCGAAAGTGCCTGGAAGCGTCCGAGGGACGCGACGAAGTGCAGGTGCTCGAGAGCGTGCTCTCGGGAACCGCCGTGCAAGAAGCGAGCGGCGCCACCGTGGAGGTGCGGCTCGCGCCTGGCTGCGAGCTCGATTGCCCGCTGTGCGACAGCCCTGCGTCGTCTCTCGCGGAGCTTTCGAAGGGAGGCCGCACGGCGGTGCTGCGCATCGGCACCGCTTCGCCGAGCGTGATCGCCGAGGCCGTGCGGGCTGCGCGGGCCGCGGGCTTCGCGGAGATCGTGGTCGCGAGCCACGCGCTGTTCGGTGAAGCCGAGCTCGCGGCGCTCCGGGAGCTCGGAGTGGATCGCTTGCGGGCGATGCTGCTGTCCCACGTGCCGCGCATCCACGACGCCCTGGCCAAACGCCAAGATGCGTTGGTTTCATCGCTGGTTTGTCTGCGCGCCGCGGAAGCTCTGGGGTTCGGCCTCGAGCTCGAGGTGCCGCTCCTGCTACCGAAGCTGCAGCGCCTGGTGCCGCTGCTCACGTTGGCGACCCGGGCCGTGGAGCGCGTGGAGTCGCTGCGCGTGTTCGTGCCAGAGACGGAGCGGGCGCGGCCGATCGCGCGCGCGCTCCCGGACGTCGCGGCGGAGCTGCCGGAGCTCCTCCGGCGCTGCCGTGCCCTCGGCATTCGGACGCCCATCGTGCCAGCCGACGGCATTCCGATGTGCGCGCTACCTGCGGAGCTGTGCGACGTGTTTCGCTTCGACCCGCGGCGCGACGTCCGCGTGGGACCCGGACGCACGCGGCCCTGTGACGACTGCGCCGTGGCGCGGCACTGCATCGGGGTGCGCGCCGGAGAGCGCCGGCTCGGCGCCTTCCGCACGACGCCCTTCGCCGAAGCTCCGAGTCGAAAGTGGACCGAAGAGGAGCGGCGCGCTGCGTCCTTGGCCGAGCTCGTCGTGCTGCGCCCCACCGTGAACTGCAACCAGGACTGCAGGTTCTGCAGCGCCAACGAGACGAGTCAGAACGTGTGGACGGACGGCGACGAGCTGCTGCGCGCGGTGGCCCGGGCGGCGCGCCGCGGCGTGACGCACCTGTCCTTCAGCGGCGGAGAGCCGACCCTTTCGCCGGATCTGCCGGAGGCCATCTCCGCCGCCCGCCGACTGGGCATCGCCAAGGTGGAGCTGGTGACCAACGGCGTGCTGCTGGATCGCGAGCACAAGGTGCAGCGGCTGGCGGAGGCGGGGCTCACCAACGCCTTCGTGTCGCTGCACGCCCACGACGAATCCGTGTCGCAGCGCATCACCCGTAAGCAGGGGGATTTCGAACGCACCGTGCGCGCCATCTCGCTGCTTTTGGGCGCGGGAGTGCGGACGTCCATCAACCACGTGATCTGTGCGGACAACTACCGCTACCTCGAGCCGTTCGTTCGCTTCGTGTCCGAACGCTTCGGTCCGAAGCTGTTCATCTCCTTCGCCTTCGTCACGCCGCAGTACCGTGCTCTCGGCGAGCTGAGCCTGATGCCGCGCATCAGCGAGGTGATGCCGGAGCTGCGGCGCGCCCTGCACCGCGCCGTGGAGCTGGGGCAGCCGTTCACGGTGGGCTCGCGGCAGGGGATCCCACCCTGCTTCTTGGGCGAGTTTCGCGCCTGGAGCGACATCCTGTACGTGGAGAACGCCGCCCGGGGAGAAGATGCGACGCAGAAGACCCGCGCGCCCGTGTGTGAGCGCTGCCGGTTCTCGCCCGTGTGCACCGGCTTGTGGAAGCCCTACGTCGCCCGCTACGGAAGTGACGAGCTCGTGCCGGCGGCCGGGCCGGTGATCGACGCCGCGGAGAAGCGCCGTTTCGTCGAGCGCTACGCGCGGACGACCTTTGGCGTCCCGGCCAGCTTCGAGGACGTGCTCGACGGTTGGCGCGAGCCGGAGCTCGAAGCAGAAGGGCGCGCGCGCCTCGCCTCACCCGCCGTCGAGGTCGCGCCGGAGCCCGTGGTCACGTCCGGGGCGTGGCGGCCGCTGAGAGTACTGCTCGCGGGGTCCGGACGGCGCGCGCAGCTCTTCGCTCGCGAGCTCGCGGCGGCTCCGGACCTGGTGCTCGACGCGGTGGCGTCCCCGCGGGGTCCGGCGCGCAGCGCGTTTGGCAACGTGCCGAGCTATCGGGACGTCGCGGCGGCCATCGACGCCGCGCGTCCGGACGCGCTGATCATCGCGGCGGCCACGCACGCGCATGCGGAGCTCGCGCTCCTCGCGTGCCAGCACCGGATCCCGTGCCTCGTGGAAAAGCCGCTGGCGGACACCGAGGCCGCTGCGGACGCCATCGCCGCCGCGGCCCGCGCGTCGGGCACCGTCGTGTTCCCCGTCCACCCGCTGGTCTTCGCGCCGGCCCTCCGCGACGTGCTCTCCGCACCCGGCGCGCTGTCCGTCGTACGGCGCATCACGGCACAGAGCCCCGAGGCGCTTCCGTCCTGGGATCGGCGTGCCGTCTTCGAGGTGCTCGTCCATCTGCTCTCCCTCGTGCGTTACGGCTCCCCCGATCTCGCCTTCCGCACGGTGCAGTTTGCCGGCGATGCGCGTCCCGAGCGTCTGCGCGTCGCGCTCGAGTCTGCCCGCGGCCCGGCGGAGATCACGCTCTTGTGCGGCGAGCCGTCGGACGAGCTCGAGGTGCGCCGCGGCCCGCACGTCTGGCACCGTCGCGGCGGCGCGGTCACCCTGAACGGCACGCGCGTCGAGCCGCGTCACAGTGAAACCGCGGCCCTGCTCGTCGCCTTTGCCGCCGCGTCGCGCGGCACCGTCGCGCCCGTCGATGTCGCGTCGCGCGGCACCGTCGCGCCCGTCGATGTCGCGTCGCGCGGCGACGTCGCGCCCGTCGATGTGAACGACGGCGTCGCGGTCGTCCATCTCGCCCACGCGGTACTTCGCGGCGCGGAGGCTGCCGGCGCGCCGTTCCGGCGCCCCGGCAGCCCGAAGCACGCGCGCACGCCCGGGCTGTAACTTCAGCTCTTCGGCTCGTCGCTCAGCTTCCCGAGCCGCTGCGACACCACGTCCAGCGCTGTCGCGGTCGCTTCGAGCGACGCCGCGCCGGCCTCCACGGACATGCGCGCGACGCCCAGGCCGTAGCGGGCCCAAGCCGCGCCCACGCGGGAGAGGGCGGAAACCAGGTCGTCGTAGTCCTTCTTGTCGGTCACGGGGCGAGTCTCGATGTCGGTCATTGGATGGTCCTCGGCTGTGCCACCAGCGGTGGCGGGTTGAGAGGTTCACGTCACGCGGCCGCTCGCCGCGCAGAATCAACGTTTGGGCAAACAGTCCGCGCACACGAAGCGCGCGGGACCGGGTCGACTTTGAACGGCGAGGGAGGCGTCCTCGCCGGCGGGCAGCTCCGCGTCACACCGCGCGCAGTGGCCGTCTACGGCCATCACCACGGGTTGGTACGCCACCACGTCTGCCAGCACCTCCGAGCGCTGCACGCGCTCTTTGATGCGACCACGTTCGTCGTGCATCGTCTGCGCAACGCGGTTGAGGCGGTCTTCCACCTTCTCGGACGCACGGTCGGCGATGTTCACCGCGTCTTCCAGGATGGTGCGGACCAGGTTCGAGACCGGCACCCGCAGCGCCCCGGCCAAGGCCTTGAGCTCCTGCTCCAGCACGGCGGGCACCCGCGTGTGGAGCACCCGTTCCTTCTTTTGCTCGGCGGTGGGGGTCTCTTCGGAGTCGGGCGGTTCGGATGAGTGAGTCACGACGTGACACATTGTGATGCGGGCATGTGTCACAGTCAATGAGCTGCGTGATACAAAGTGATACTTCTTATCAACCAGTTGGAATCACTCGTCTTCTTCCTCAGAGCTGCGCAAGTCGAAGAACTCGAGCTGCTCGCCCTCCGGCGGGGTGCCCACGGGCAGGCCCTCTGCCAGGGCCTTCAGGATGTCCATGGGCGCCACGATGCCCGCGATGGTCGCGTCTTCGTTCACCACCAACGCCCGGTGGACGTCCTCCGCCACCATCAGACGCACGGCCACAATGGCGGGATCGTCCACACGCACCGCGTACACCACCCGCGTCGTTCGCTCCGCCACCGAGCCCCCGCTCCCGCTACCCAGCAAATCCGAAAGCGATACCACGCCCAGGATGCGGCCCTTGTCGCCCAGCACGGGCGCGCCGTGAATGCGATGACGCACCAAGATGTGCGCTGCTTCGTCCACGGCCATGCTCCCCTTGAGGAACACCACCGCTTCCGTCATCACCTCTCGAACGCGCACCACGCGCACCATCCCCAGCTTGCTCATGGCTTCAAACCTGGCCAAGCAGTGTCTGCTACAAGCAGCACACCGTTACCGCACCGCTTGGGGTCACCGAGCCGCTCAGGGCGCCACCGCTCTTCTGGCAGCTTCCCGCCACAAACGTGCTGGTGCCGGACCACTTCATGGCAATCCAGTTGCTGGGGACGCATGTCGGCGAGGACGCGTTCGAGCTCAACCCGTGCGTTACCGTCGTTCCCGTGCAGTTAGCGGTCTGGTATGCAAGCACGCTGCTCGTGCACGCCGAACCGACTGAGCTGCAGCTACAGGAAGAGCACGAACGCGTGTCAGCGAAGGCGTCGTAGTAGACGGCCTTCGTAGGGTACACGGCCGGACAGCTGGTATCTCCCGCCTTGTAGATGCACTGTCCTTTGAACGGCCCCGCGGCTTTGGGTGCGCAGATCTTCGTCGAGTCGCAGCCCGTTGCGGCAGCGGCTCCTTCACATAGGCGAACGTCAGTCTTGAAATTCGCAGCAGGTATGGTTGCAGTGTCCTTCGATACAGGGCAGACGGATTGGTAGGGCGTTGGTTGCTCAAGGCCCTGTGTGGTCGTCGCTTGTTGGCACCCGCCCGTCATGAAGCCGAAGTATCCCTGAGGGTTCTGCGGGCACGTCGACCCATACCCGACACGGCGAGGGGGCTGACACGCGCCCGTGTTCGTTCCGCACTCGCACTCGCACGAAGCCTGCGGAACGTTCAAGTCCCCATGTAGGTCGGCCGCTATTTGAGGGTACTGGGTGTCGCAGTTTGCTGACGAGCCGCTACTCGACCAAACGATCGGTCCATTCCATCCAGCCGGAAC
It includes:
- a CDS encoding nucleotidyltransferase domain-containing protein, translated to MGTADASSTVGRDAVVVRLRGFFESWQPEFAAVYLFGSEARGEARPDSDVDIAVIRKERAQHPSERLHADLAGALERVIDRPVEVIDLEGAPVDLVHRILTDAILIHETDRSKRIAVETRRRAEYFDMKPILAAYRHLPSAE
- a CDS encoding DUF86 domain-containing protein → MTDAELVAKKLALIETYVAELERMAKPELIASDVRERRFVEHTLQIAIQAALDVASHVVSDERLGEPRTNQALFDLLAQAGWLPPELAVAMRRAVGFRNVVVHGYSAVDVDIVRDVLEHHMPDLLAFVSAIRAGL
- a CDS encoding radical SAM protein, whose product is MSPTLAILSVHSHGDRSFLDDRELALVSGELREAGIDNDLVVAVIEQDVLGLVDALRGYDVIVYERVWSVELLAELRSRLPDKIFVSCEGEHRIEDPPADYVCRGDLAAALTALAMKLRGTGELLPGTRVREGEGWRGVPGMPPAPRPRPFRPNLNPRIVSPLPALRTFAVHGNSGCPYQADARESPLYAGVQLPAGMGRGCAFCTTGNRYEGKPTKETLDSVLEQIRVLVPHIEHLVLKDQNPFGYLEQLMSACAAEGIPPFSLLLETRADWFLRARERLERALEIAQRAGYRIAPYLVGIENFSQPELDRMNKGTTVDDNFAFLELLWELAERHPALDLSLSAFGFVLWTPWTTPEDLRRNLEGIVRSRLGELRGHLLRSRARLYPDTALYYLAQRDGLLCESWEQASDDPSARYGYFPGTPWRFQHPETARLWRKCLEASEGRDEVQVLESVLSGTAVQEASGATVEVRLAPGCELDCPLCDSPASSLAELSKGGRTAVLRIGTASPSVIAEAVRAARAAGFAEIVVASHALFGEAELAALRELGVDRLRAMLLSHVPRIHDALAKRQDALVSSLVCLRAAEALGFGLELEVPLLLPKLQRLVPLLTLATRAVERVESLRVFVPETERARPIARALPDVAAELPELLRRCRALGIRTPIVPADGIPMCALPAELCDVFRFDPRRDVRVGPGRTRPCDDCAVARHCIGVRAGERRLGAFRTTPFAEAPSRKWTEEERRAASLAELVVLRPTVNCNQDCRFCSANETSQNVWTDGDELLRAVARAARRGVTHLSFSGGEPTLSPDLPEAISAARRLGIAKVELVTNGVLLDREHKVQRLAEAGLTNAFVSLHAHDESVSQRITRKQGDFERTVRAISLLLGAGVRTSINHVICADNYRYLEPFVRFVSERFGPKLFISFAFVTPQYRALGELSLMPRISEVMPELRRALHRAVELGQPFTVGSRQGIPPCFLGEFRAWSDILYVENAARGEDATQKTRAPVCERCRFSPVCTGLWKPYVARYGSDELVPAAGPVIDAAEKRRFVERYARTTFGVPASFEDVLDGWREPELEAEGRARLASPAVEVAPEPVVTSGAWRPLRVLLAGSGRRAQLFARELAAAPDLVLDAVASPRGPARSAFGNVPSYRDVAAAIDAARPDALIIAAATHAHAELALLACQHRIPCLVEKPLADTEAAADAIAAAARASGTVVFPVHPLVFAPALRDVLSAPGALSVVRRITAQSPEALPSWDRRAVFEVLVHLLSLVRYGSPDLAFRTVQFAGDARPERLRVALESARGPAEITLLCGEPSDELEVRRGPHVWHRRGGAVTLNGTRVEPRHSETAALLVAFAAASRGTVAPVDVASRGTVAPVDVASRGDVAPVDVNDGVAVVHLAHAVLRGAEAAGAPFRRPGSPKHARTPGL
- a CDS encoding CBS domain-containing protein, producing MSKLGMVRVVRVREVMTEAVVFLKGSMAVDEAAHILVRHRIHGAPVLGDKGRILGVVSLSDLLGSGSGGSVAERTTRVVYAVRVDDPAIVAVRLMVAEDVHRALVVNEDATIAGIVAPMDILKALAEGLPVGTPPEGEQLEFFDLRSSEEEDE